Proteins encoded by one window of Aphidius gifuensis isolate YNYX2018 linkage group LG2, ASM1490517v1, whole genome shotgun sequence:
- the LOC122849494 gene encoding carboxypeptidase B-like isoform X1, giving the protein MNSDVRLDIKYKKPDKKKINLVRIMYRFCLLFIAFLATPSFSNEQNLRPLKGMQRLLITCQTLEELSFVKTYIDNDNFDILKLTRRLSEPIDVLVIADQVEIFRKILDMKEIQYSVDDYDVAVTVHDEAMLNNFQKLTRRSANFTNERTPFGYYPRYQEIETYLHELSEKYRNIVTVFSIGNSFEGRPIYVVKIASGGSNKPAVFIDAGIHAREWIAPSTALHAIHELATNKNNSYLYENVDWYIVPCLNPDGYEYTHTDYRFWRKTRSNSGSRCPGTDANRNFDYKWMTIGASSSPCEDTYAGPKPFSEPETQALRDFLLANKQAIKVYLTLHSYGNWLLHPWGWTDKLPENEPILRKVGLDAAEALSSKYGTRYTVGSSTVLLYAAAGGSDDWAMAVAGIELSYTIELPGGRFDPLPNNIAKVGHETFEAFVVFQTYVENKYIN; this is encoded by the exons ATGAATTCCGATGTTCGTCTtgacattaaatataaaaagcctgacaaaaaaaaaatcaatctagTTCGAATAATGTATCGATTCTGCTTGTTATTTATTGCTTTCCTAGCAACACCATCATTTTCAAATGAACAAAACCTTAGACCACTCAAAGG aatgcAGAGATTGCTCATAACATGTCAAACACTGGAAGAATTATCATTTGTGAAAACTTACAtcgataatgataattttgatattttaaaattaacaagaaGACTTAGTGAGCCAATCGATGTTTTAGTGATTGCTGATCAAGTTGAGATTTTCCGAAAGATCCTGGATATGAAAGAAATTCAATACAGCGTAGATGATTACGATGTTGCTGTAACGGTACATGATGAAGCAATGCTGAACAATTTTCAGAAATTAACCAGACGTTCAGCAAATTTCACCAACGAGCGCACACCATTTGGTTATTATCCACGTTATCAGGAg ATTGAAACCTATCTTCATGAACTCAGTGAGAAATACAGAAACATTGTAACAGTATTCAGCATTGGAAATTCCTTTGAGGGCAGGCCAATATACGTTGTCAAAATAGCGAGTGGAGGAAGCAATAAGCCAGCAGTATTTATAGACGCCGGAATACATGCGAGAGAATGGATCGCACCCTCTACAGCACTCCATGCAATTCATGAGCTTGCAACGAATAAGAACAACAGTTATCTCTACGAAAACGTAGACTGGTACATTGTTCCATGTTTAAATCCTGATGGTTATGAATACACTCACACTGAT TATCGATTCTGGAGGAAAACAAGGTCAAATTCAGGAAGTAGGTGTCCGGGTACTGATGCCAATAGAAACTTCGATTATAAGTGGATGACAATTGGAGCTTCAAGTTCACCATGCGAAGATACATATGCTGGACCAAAACCATTTTCAGAACCAGAAACTCAAGCTTTACGTGATTTTCTATTAGCAAATAAACAGGCAATAAAAGTCTATCTAACGCTTCACTCATATGGTAACTGGCTGCTGCATCCATGGGGCTGGACCGATAAATTACCAGAGAACGAACCAATTTTACGTAAAGTTGGCCTGGATGCTGCAGAAGCTTTATCATCTAAATATGGTACAAGATATACCGTTGGAAGTTCTACAGTTCTTTTATATGCTGCTGCAGGTGGCAGTGATGATTGGGCTATGGCTGTCGCAGGCATCGAATTGTCGTATACCATCGAATTACCAGGTGGCAGATTCGATCCACTACCGAATAATATTGCTAAAGTTGGTCATGAAACATTTGAAGCGTTCGTTGTTTTTCAAACGTACGTTGAaaacaaatacataaattaa
- the LOC122849494 gene encoding carboxypeptidase B-like isoform X2, translating to MYRFCLLFIAFLATPSFSNEQNLRPLKGMQRLLITCQTLEELSFVKTYIDNDNFDILKLTRRLSEPIDVLVIADQVEIFRKILDMKEIQYSVDDYDVAVTVHDEAMLNNFQKLTRRSANFTNERTPFGYYPRYQEYRFWRKTRSNSGSRCPGTDANRNFDYKWMTIGASSSPCEDTYAGPKPFSEPETQALRDFLLANKQAIKVYLTLHSYGNWLLHPWGWTDKLPENEPILRKVGLDAAEALSSKYGTRYTVGSSTVLLYAAAGGSDDWAMAVAGIELSYTIELPGGRFDPLPNNIAKVGHETFEAFVVFQTYVENKYIN from the exons ATGTATCGATTCTGCTTGTTATTTATTGCTTTCCTAGCAACACCATCATTTTCAAATGAACAAAACCTTAGACCACTCAAAGG aatgcAGAGATTGCTCATAACATGTCAAACACTGGAAGAATTATCATTTGTGAAAACTTACAtcgataatgataattttgatattttaaaattaacaagaaGACTTAGTGAGCCAATCGATGTTTTAGTGATTGCTGATCAAGTTGAGATTTTCCGAAAGATCCTGGATATGAAAGAAATTCAATACAGCGTAGATGATTACGATGTTGCTGTAACGGTACATGATGAAGCAATGCTGAACAATTTTCAGAAATTAACCAGACGTTCAGCAAATTTCACCAACGAGCGCACACCATTTGGTTATTATCCACGTTATCAGGAg TATCGATTCTGGAGGAAAACAAGGTCAAATTCAGGAAGTAGGTGTCCGGGTACTGATGCCAATAGAAACTTCGATTATAAGTGGATGACAATTGGAGCTTCAAGTTCACCATGCGAAGATACATATGCTGGACCAAAACCATTTTCAGAACCAGAAACTCAAGCTTTACGTGATTTTCTATTAGCAAATAAACAGGCAATAAAAGTCTATCTAACGCTTCACTCATATGGTAACTGGCTGCTGCATCCATGGGGCTGGACCGATAAATTACCAGAGAACGAACCAATTTTACGTAAAGTTGGCCTGGATGCTGCAGAAGCTTTATCATCTAAATATGGTACAAGATATACCGTTGGAAGTTCTACAGTTCTTTTATATGCTGCTGCAGGTGGCAGTGATGATTGGGCTATGGCTGTCGCAGGCATCGAATTGTCGTATACCATCGAATTACCAGGTGGCAGATTCGATCCACTACCGAATAATATTGCTAAAGTTGGTCATGAAACATTTGAAGCGTTCGTTGTTTTTCAAACGTACGTTGAaaacaaatacataaattaa